The following is a genomic window from Apodemus sylvaticus chromosome 10, mApoSyl1.1, whole genome shotgun sequence.
cctctgcctccctggtgctggggatTTAAAGCACTTGTTACTATGACCAGGCtacacttgttactcttgcagaggacccagaattggccttccagcacccacacgctggctcacaattgcctgtaactctaattccaggggatctgatgcccttttctgacctgcCCGAACACTAGCCATcaatatggcacacacacacacacatatatatatatatatatatatatatatatatatatatatatatatatatatatatatatatatatacaggagaAACATTCAAGCacataatacatttttttaaaaaaattctaataaaaataaaaactttgctAGTGAGCTGGTTCAGTAAGTAATGACACTTGCCACAAaacctgaagatctgagtttgtcCCTGGACCCCACCTAGTAGGGGAGAGAATCTACtactacaagttgtcctctgacccccacatgtaCACAGCATGCCTTCCatctaaaaaatttaaatgtacatATGGAAAATGTATAGATATTTCTCATAGTTATCAAAAATACAGTATGGCAATGAACAGTGTTTACATAATGTCAGGTATTATAAGCAATCTTAAGATGACCGAAGTATATGAGAGCATAGCATACAACAGTTTTCTTTCAGATAGAGTCTTCCTGCGTAGCCCAAGCTGCCCTTAAACTACAGCAatcttcctgtcttagcctcccaagtgctaggtttaTGGGTGTGTGCCCCCACACCCAACTGCACATAGGCTATACACAAGCACCATACCATGTTCTATGAGACTCGAGCATCTGGATGCGGCTGTGTACAGGGGACCGTCATCCAATCTTCAGTGGATACTGAAAGACAACTGTGagtgttgccattttgtcttccagcctcatcCCCAGAGGATGAGCAGTATCCGTCTTCCCCTTCCACCCTGGTTCTTTACCTTCCCGTAGAGTGTTGTGGCGCTTGCATCGCTCCGCTGCTCGTGCATGGGGGCAATGAGTGTCCATTGGTTGGTCTCCGGTTCATACCGTTCAGCAGTGTTGAGACGCACATAGCCATCAAACCCTCCCATGGCATAGATGAAATTGCTGAGGACTGTCACGCTGACATAGCAACGTCTAGAGTGCATAGGGGCCACTTGGTGCCAGGTTTTCTTCACAGGGTCAAAACGCTTAACACTATTGAAGTAGTCTACGCTATCAAACCCCCCGATGATATAAACATAGCCTTTCAAGTAGGCTGCCCCGTGGTAGGCTCGAGGACTTTCTTCCTCACACGTGACATTCACCCATCTGTCTGCTCGAGCATCATATGCCTCAATGGCATTGGTGGGGCTCCCGCCACTCCAGCCACCAATAGCAAATAGGATGGCGTAGGGCAGGCGGGGCCTGGTAAGTGGGTTGGTGAAGTCAGAATTGGAGGGTCCGTTCATGTTCAGGTCATACATAGCCTTTAGGGCGTTAATGATGACTGGCTTACATTCCTCACTGTCTTTGACATAGTCATTCATCTTAACATTATTCATGAAGTACTCAGCATGCATTAGGGCCAGGCGAACCtaagaagaaaatacagaaatttaTTCAGGTGAGGCAAGGATATCGGGCAAGTCCCATCTCTTTAAGCCCTGCTGTACCATCTGCCTTTGGGTTTCTGGGACTATTCTGGTTTGtgcttttaaagtgtgtgtgtgtgtgtgtgtgtgtgtgaactggcTGAGACCAGGGGacggcattggatcccctagagctaGAGTTGTAAATAGTGGAGGGTCTGAGTGCTATGAACTGAAGTCACATgaattgaaggagctgaacatgctcttaacctctgagccatctttccagccccttagtttgcattttaaaaatggagcGGAGGCTATCCCAAGCACTGTTATCCATACCTGTATGTGTGGGATATGTCAGAGGGAGAGGAAATGCCTAGCCTTGAAGACTCataagtgccagggtgggggaatacccagggaagcccccacccactcagaggaaaAGTGGATCGAGGAGAGGAGGATTGTGGGAGAGAGTGTGTATTCAACTCAcagatggttttgttttgtggaggTGGTATACATATAAAGGAACGAGCTAGACGGGAGACATTGAGGATGGCATTCCTTGGCCACTGGGTAGGGCTTTTAGACCAAAAGGAGCCATGTGATTGTCCAGAAGTTAAATATAGCTCCATATGTAACATAACCGTAATTAGCACCAAGTAACTACACTTGTGTGCTACCCTCGGGGACTTAGTTCCTGCGATAGCTTCTTCCTTGGAGTGGGGAGCTGATCAAATGGCAATGGGGTGAAAGACTCTTTGAAATTCTGTGGGATCGCCTGCTGCTCTCCCCACACCGAGAAGGcaattttggctttaaaaaaactaaaagaactaGCAACATGAAGGGAAGAGAAAATTGCCAACTCAGGGGAGGAGCAGGGGGCGCCCCTCACTGAGCGTCGTCAACACGGCCTCGGGATCTGGCATAAGCCTGGCACTTgtcacttgtttgtgtttcctgACCACAGACTCATACCCGCGCACCTACTTGGAGTTGGCTTTCATATGAAGGGCTAGCAGGGCCAGGGACTAAGGCATGTCTGCCCCCAAGGAGTTCACAGTCATCAGAAAATGGGGACACGTATTTCAGACAAAGAGAACAATGAGATAGATCTATTCTGTGGCTCTTAGGGACGCTCCCTCCGGGTAGAGGAATCACATGCGAGCAATTAACGATTTGCAAAGAGTAACTAAACTTGACCTTAGGAAGTAAAACTGAAATATGTTGCTTCCTATTTTGGGGGTCGTGAGAAATCCACTTTAAAATGGCCTCAAATACTGCGTCCTCCTGCTTCACGTTGAGTTCATCTTTCTCAATGATATCCTTAAGCTCGGTGACCGAGAGCTCCAGAAACTCTGCCGAGACCTTCACCATCTCCTCGAAGTTGTGCAGGATGAACATGTaggccttctgcctcagctcGGGGCAGTAGTAGTAGTCTGTGAACTTGCAGATGCCGATACAGTTATCCAGACACAGCTCCGACTTGAGGAACTCGCAGCAACCCCTAACAATCCCCATGATGTTGAACTGGTCAGCGGCGGCCAGCAGCTTCTCCACGTTGTCAGGGGTGATAGGCACGGTCCGAGTGTATGCATACTCAATAATTAGCTTCATCATGTCGGGGGAAATGCCAGGAATGTTGTAAACCTTCTTCTCAGTGTTGTTCCAGCCACTTGTAAACAAAGCTctagggaaggaggggaaagaggagagaaattaGCACAGAAACATTCTCCTTGAGACCATTCAATGTCCTTGGTCCTTTGCTTTCTGAGGACGGCTTGGACATACTCCAAGTAGTGCCCGGTGATGGATATGTAGTCACCATGTCTTTgcgggtttttttttcaagatgtgtgaggatgtgtgtgtgtgtgtgtgtgtgtgtgtgtgtgtgtgtacacatgcacaggcacaagCACAGGTATGGTCTCCTGTCATGTGCCTATGTAAGCCATAGGTCAATTAGGTCAATGTTAACTGTATGTGTTGtgtatttatggttttttttgttgttgttttttctttttcttgttttttgtttttgtttttttgagagactGGGTCTCTCACCTTCTGTGGAGCTCCCTGTTCTGACTAGACCGGCTAGGCAGCCAAGCCCCTAGGATCAACCTGTCTTTTCCTTCCTGCACCGGAATTACAATATGCCACCACGTTTGGCTTTTGTGTGGGATCTGGACTCAAGTCTCTAGAACGAAAATAAGGTCAAGGCCTAGTCTTGGTCTGGAGAGCTGcgtcggcagttaagagcacttgttgctctagacccaagttcaagtcccaacacccacatggcagctcacagttccATGGATTCCAAATGCCTTCTTGTGACTTCTGCAAGCACCGGGCATGTGCATGGTGCCATCCATATACACAGACAAGACACTCatatgcttaaaataaaatattaagtgcTAGAgccatggctcagcaggtaaggacaCTGCCTACAGATCCTAAGAAccctagttcaaatcccaggctctgcttgatggctcacagccatctgcactgTAACATTGTAtttgctggacagtggtggcgcacgcctttgatcccagcacttgggaggcagaggcaggcagatttctgagttcgaggtcagcctggtctacagagagagttccaggacagctacacagagaaaccgtgtctcaaaaaaaccaataaataaataaataaataaattccaacTATCTGGGCCTCGGAGGATAGAGAGATCATGACCCAGCAatgagtacttgttgctcttgcagaggacctgggtttgattcccagcaggaACCCATAGTCATCTTCCGGCTTCCATAAGCAGTAGGCACAAAAGTACGCATAGGTATACacgcagacaaaacattcatgcacacaaaatTAAACCTAAATCTGCCTTCTCCTGTTGCCCACCAAATCTCCCATGGGTGCAGACAATCCGGCAACAGAGTGGCCTTTAGAAAGAGTTCATATCCCCCTTGCATTCAAAACCTTCCCTTGGCTTTGTTGGTAAGAGGGAAATACCATTAAACAAATGgaaaaggctgggcatggtgacacaagcccttaatcccagcgcgctcacacacacacacacacacacacacacacacacacacacacaagcatatatgaGTGAGTGCTCCTGTGCAGGGTGTtcatggggaggtcagaggacaacttgtgggagttggttctctccagtCAGTTCCCAGGGGCTGGCTCAGACCATCATGCTTAGTAGCAAGTACTTTTACTACTGAGCCACCGttccatatttaatttttttaaaaaatttatgtatatcccagcatggtggcatacacctttagtccAGGTCCTCAGGAGGGAGAAGCCGTTGGATCTCTgttccaggccaccctggtctacatagcaagttctaggacagctaaggctacacagagaaaccctgtctcaagaaacaaaacaaaataaacaaacaaaaacataaaacaaatggaaaaaataataagCTTGACGGGAACAGGAATGTTCACCTCTGTCTTTTCCTTCCAATACCCAGCATACCCCCAGCAAGAAAATAAGCAACAAATGACCACAGCTATGTGTTAGGCGTGCCCCTGTAAATAGGTACATTTCTAGGTATTGAATAAAACagagtattttgttttttctaagagGCTTAAGGACCAGTGAGACTTAGGCATCAAAACGTTCTTTTAACACTGTGATCCCTCCATAAttctgaaatgtaaagaaaaacctTGTTCCCTGGGAGCAGTACAAAGCAAAGGGTGGACGGCTTTGGGCTGCATTTGGCAGAGGCAGCAGGTTGGCAAGCATGGGTCCTAAAGAAGAATTTGACTCTGGGAGAAGTAGGTGGTCAGGCCaacctatgttgttcttccaacgAGGTTGCAATCCCCGTCTGCTGCTCCCGTCCTTCCACCAGTTCCCGGATTGGGGTTTTCTCAATCGGGTAACTGAGACAGTCTTGTATGCAGCTCAGGTTGTGTCTTCATGGtcctttggagacagagtctcatttgTTTACCCTAGGCAGGCTCTGAACTGCTTGTGGTTATTGGGGAGGATGGTCTGTCTGAGTCCTGGGGCTTGAACCCAAGCCTTCTACTATTGAACTATATCCCCAGTCCCACAAAGCCTCAGCTTCTGAGTGAATGGGATTGCAAACCACCAAGCTGGGCTCAAATAAGAGCTTTTAGCAAAAGGTGAACATATTCCTCATATTTCCCCGGGCCCCAAGTAAGTCTTGTCTTATAGACAAGAGAACCCGTGCACTCCCTGAGTTAGAGGCATTTCAACCCaaactccttttttgtttgtttgtttgtttgtttgtttgtttgtttgcatttggttttttcgagacagggtttctctgtatagccctggctgtcctggagctcactctgtagaccaggctggcctcgaactcagaaatcctcctgcctctgcctcccagagtgctgggattacaggtgtgcaccaccaccgcccggcttcaaactccttttcttttgaaaatatttcctgggtTCTCTCCCCTTTGATTCTCATCTCCATCTTCTCTATCCTTATTGATCGCTCTCCCTGCTTTCAGTCTTCTCTACTGGACTGGGTCAGGAGGGGCACCACGAGTTCTGATAGCATCTCAGTTGAAGTCCAACATCCACGGGGGACCAACTAAAAGTTGTTTGGGGTGAGACTTGAGGAGGAGAAAGCACCGCCTTGTCAGATGCTGGCTGAAGACCAGTGTAAAACACAGCAGGACCCAGAGAGAGGCACTCTGGGCCTGGCTGCATTTGAGTAGAAGGCAGCCCACAGCCAGGCTCCAAGGAGGCCAGAGCTTCAATATCCCTACACGTAAGATGGCAAATGGGAAATTGAAAAGCAGATGAAGGGACCCCCCCCCAGGAGCCCTGTTCTCCCCGCTGGGCTTAgcttgcccccctccccccgcgGTGTACCTAAAGTAGGAGCTGCAGCTACAGAGGATGTTCTTGTGAGCATTGAACTCGAAGCCATTGACTTTGATGACCACGTCGCAGAGTTTGCCCTCAAGTCGGAGCTCGTTGAAGATCTCACAGGTCATTGCGCTCATCTTCCTCTCCATGTGAGGCTGGTGGAACCGGGTGGAGGCCGCCGTGCTCTCCATCTCCATGGTACCTTGGGACCAGGGGAGAGAGGCTGCTCTCCTGGGGTGTTGGGGAGGGTTATGGGGGGCCCCTTTAGCCAGCTGTCGCTCCTTTTCCCTACTACATCTTTCATATAGGGACCATCAGGCAGCCCAAGTTCCAGAATCCTGGGCAGTGAGATCACTCAGGATTGTGCTCTCACGTTCTGGAATCCCTTCCTgtccccttcttttccttcccctccccccccagaacATACAGGTAGACCACCCCACACCTCCTTCCTCGTCCTCAGACCTAGGGCAGAACTGTGGCCACCAACACAATTGAGCCTTTACTGAGTCCGCCGCTTGTTGCATCTTCAGGTGGGGTCCCCACATCCCTGCAGCACCCTTCCAAGGCTCCCCATGCGTGCAGAGCCAGAAGCAAAGCTGATTAAATGTCATGCTGGCCAGGGCCTTCTAGCCCTTGAGATCCTTTGCTGGCTTACTTTGCTTGTGGCCTAGTGATGATGAAGGGCCCAGTTAGGGAAGTGTCTCCTGGGTGCATTCCCTATCCAAAATGCACTTGGATACCTGGTGGGTTGTCATTTGCAATGCTTGGGATGAAACCTAGGGTCTCATACCTGCAGGCAAGCACTATCTCACCAAGCAGTGACCCTCAACTTGCGCCCCCACCTCCCAAGGACTGCATTTGCTGTGGTGTTCCAGAAAAGAGTGACAGGAGCCCATATGCGCCAAAGCCTCAAGACAGCCTGCCCACATATAGGACCCTAGCGTCTTGgtcctcccctcacccctgcGCCCCCAACGCTTTCCCACCCGCACACACAGTAGAACACTCCCCCGCACCCCCTCCCCTTCGCTTCTCCTGCCAGCATCCGGAGCCAGCCTGGAAACGGCCTGCAGCTCCTAGACCGACGCGACTAGTGCGAGGCGACGCCTGCGCAGTGTGGCTGTAAGGCGGGCGCTGTCTTCGGAGCCGCCCACCAGGCCAGCGGCGCGATGGCGGAGGAGGTGAGGCCACGGGTGGGGACGGTCCCGCGTGGCGGGATCGCAGGCGCGGGAAGGCCCAGCTGTCCTGGTGCCCATCGCGGCGCTCGGGTCAGCGGGTCTCTTGGGTCTCGCGACAGGTAAGCAGCCTGATGAAGGCCACGGTCCTGATGCGGCAGCCCGGACGGGTGCAGGAAATCGTGGGCGCGCTTCGCAGGGGCGGAGGAGACCGCCTGCAGGTACCGGGGCTTGGGGTACGGCGGGAGGATGCCTGCTCTGCGGCCTTCCCGCCAACTGGGGTGCGTGCTCTGCGAGCCTGCGCCCAAGGATGGTCACAGACAAACAGATTGGCTCACCTCGGGAAAGAGCCTACCTGCCCCAATAGCCAACTTTCAAAGTAGTCAGATGAGGTCCGTTCTGTTGATTGGTTTCAGAAAGCACGTGGGTGGAGTCTGACTTTCCTCTACCCCCAAGTTGAAGATAGGGAGATCCAGAAAGGTCGGAAGGCACCTTAAGAAAGGACTAGTGCATTTGAGAAAGATGCCAGTGAAAATCACCCCTACACTCGGGGGTGGGTGGGTACTTTGCGTTCCTCAGGATTAACTCCTGTACTGACACAGGATccacttcttcccttccttcccctgtcTCTCCCTAACCTTGCAAAGGCTTTGCTGCATGCAGCCTGCTCGGTGGCCTGGTTAGACTTACTCCGCTACCCCAGGCTGAGGCAAGGGCCAGGGTCCATCTGTGCCTAGTCAACCACCTAGTTGTCATCTCCCTTTTGTCTCATAGGTGATTTCGGATTTTGATATGACCTTGAGCAGGTTTGCTTACAATGGACAGCGATGCCCCTCTTCCCACAGTAAGTCCCCCCTTTAGTCTTCCTGGTAGGGTTCAAAGTGACAACGGCTAAGGAGCCAATAaagggagttttgtgtttttttcagaTATTCTGGATAACAGCAAAATTATCAGTGAGGATTGTCGCAAAGAGGTGGGTCACTCCCTTctttgctcaaaaaaaaaaaaaaaaaaaaaaaaggccgcgGCATGTTTCTGGGGTTGAACCACAGCCTCTAGGACAGAAATCTTAAGAAACTCCATTCCTTAAACACGGTGTggaggcctataatcccagaagctgagacaggaggatccccaaGTTCAGGATCTGCCTGGATCCAGCTCCAgaaagaattcaaggtcattttgGACAACTTAGTAAGACCTCAGAATAAAATGTTGGGAAAAGGATGCTGGGTGTTGGTGGCATTCACCTTTTAtgccaacactcagaaggcagaggcagcacatctctgagtttgatgccagcctgggctacatattcaGAAGTCTCAGGCCAGACAAGGTTACATAtcaagaccttgtctccaaagcaGAGGGGGTGTGGAACAGAGGAAACTTACTGGACATGCATCAAATTCTGGATTTGCTCCTTGGTCttacttggttttggttttcaattattccttttttaaaagttgttgtaGTGAAGGAGATGTAGTTTTCTTATTACatttatgtgtattatttttaaagtgttatgTGTGTGAGCggggtacatatacatatacagatacccTTGGGAGTCACAGGAGTTGGAGTTGTGAATTGCCTGATGTaggagctgagaactgaactccagtcctccggaagagcagtcagtgctcttaacttctgaaccatctctccagcccctggatgtAGTCTAAATACACGAGGACAGCTTTTCTTTATTGGCTGAGACACAGTGGTCGGTAGTTTGTGTGTGAACACTGTGCTTACTGCAGTCTATAGAATTTGCACAAGATTTGAATGCCATATCTTATTGAACAGCTCTCCACTCCCGAAGGCAGAGAGAACTACCATATTGCTGTCTTCTTCTAACCTGTGAGAAAACAGGTGCTTAAAAAGAGTGAGCTGTTTGCCCCAGGGTCATTTGATGGAGTGCCAGATGTTGGTTTTTCTAGAGTCTTTGTCCCAAGCTCTTTGCACCATTTTATGCCACGTTCTTGATGACGTTACTTCCTTCCTGGTAAGGGAGCAGATACAGAGAATCTTCCCAATAGTTGTTAATCCATTGCTGTAAGATGTGTACAAACACTGAGAAGCCAGCTCTAGAGGCTTGGCGGTTGGTTTACTCCGCCCTGGGCTTGTGCCCTGAGCGGCCCTTCCTAGAGCAGAGCCAGGCTAGGCTCTTACACCTGGCTGAGCTCATTCTTGTAGATAATGCAATTACTTGGTTTCTATTATTCACTGAGGTGGCATACTAACATGGATGGTAGCTTGCATTGGTTGATGCttcctgtgggttttgttttgttgagagtCTCATAAAGCCtaaactggcctggaacttgctatatgaagctgaggctggccttgggctcctcttcctcttgATTTCAGTTCCTGAATGCTTGCATCAGGCATATGCACCGCCATGTCTAGCTTAGAGATTTGTTTCTATGGTATTAAGGATTTAACCCAAGACCTTCcaatactttgttttatttttcaagacagggtttttctgtgtagccctagctgtcttggaacttactctatagaccaggctggcctcgaactcacagagacccacctactgggattaaaagcatgtggtaCCACCTCCTGGCCCTTCCAAGACTGTTAATCTGATTGCTTGTTGTAAAGATGGCCAGGGACAAGAGGCTGCACTCTACCAAATGAGCTATACCCCTGACCAACACtgaggctttgtgtgtgtgtgtgtgtgtgtgtgtgtgtgtgtgtttgctttttgttttttcgagacagggtctctctgtgtagcccaggctgacctggaactcactcggtagaccaggctggcctcaaactcagaaatctgcctgtctctgcctcccaagtgctgagattaaaggcatatgccaccactgcccagcttaacaCTGAGGCTTTTAAGACATTCCAAGAATACTCTGCTTAATACCATATAATCCCTGCATTTAATTCTCTTTttggacagatggacaggcacTCCATACGAGCTCCTAGTAGTCCCAAGACTATATTCATCCACTAAAATTCTTTACtctgtcaattctttttttagccCAGGGAGTCTTACCAACTGATTCTTCATGACTTGTGATCCCTGAAGTAGCTGTCCCAGAGGGTCAAAAGTCCTAGTTTCCTAGAAAGAAACCTTAGCTAAAAGAGGCACATGCAGATGCTCTGAAATTTTCCTAATGGTGAATGGTGACATGGATGGAGTTGTCACTGATGTGCTGTGTATCTCTAACACCAATCTGCAAGGTCCCTTTTGTGATTCCTTGTCATGTGCTGGCAATCCAACCCCaatctcatgcatgctaggcaagtgttccacCACTGAGCAGGACCTCAGTCATAACTGCATGCTTTCCTTTTTCAGCTATGTCTGTGTAGCACTTctataaaaaaatttctttttcttttaatgtgcatggatgtt
Proteins encoded in this region:
- the Klhl10 gene encoding kelch-like protein 10, whose protein sequence is MEMESTAASTRFHQPHMERKMSAMTCEIFNELRLEGKLCDVVIKVNGFEFNAHKNILCSCSSYFRALFTSGWNNTEKKVYNIPGISPDMMKLIIEYAYTRTVPITPDNVEKLLAAADQFNIMGIVRGCCEFLKSELCLDNCIGICKFTDYYYCPELRQKAYMFILHNFEEMVKVSAEFLELSVTELKDIIEKDELNVKQEDAVFEAILKWISHDPQNRKQHISVLLPKVRLALMHAEYFMNNVKMNDYVKDSEECKPVIINALKAMYDLNMNGPSNSDFTNPLTRPRLPYAILFAIGGWSGGSPTNAIEAYDARADRWVNVTCEEESPRAYHGAAYLKGYVYIIGGFDSVDYFNSVKRFDPVKKTWHQVAPMHSRRCYVSVTVLSNFIYAMGGFDGYVRLNTAERYEPETNQWTLIAPMHEQRSDASATTLYGKVYICGGFNGNECLFTAEVYNTESNQWTVIAPMRSRRSGIGVIAYGEHVYAVGGFDGANRLRSAEAYSPVANTWRTIPTMFNPRSNFGIEVVDDLLFVVGGFNGFTTTFNVECYDEKTDEWYDAHDMSIYRSALSCCVVPGLANVGEYAARRDNFTGLALRDEVKYSASTSTLPV